The genomic window ttattgttgaattttgaCTTAACTTTCAGTttattatttttacattttttttctattttcaattgAGTTAGTTGCCTATAAACATATACTCATCCGTGCCTGACTCTCAGATGTGGATCATCCAAGATACATTAGCATGACGTACTTCTTCTGTTCGAACCGGAGTTTGAAACCAAATTTTTTCTCAAGAGAATAGATGGAGCGATTCAGGTGAGATCCAATGTAGATCTAACTTTCTATTCACTCGTGGGATCTGGATGGTTCGGAGGGAGATCCTTCTGAACGAATCATATCATTCCAATCTAttgacaattaaaaaaaaaattgtttatacTAAAAACATAGCATAACGGCGGTCGAAAAAGTAGGCCCCCATCGTCTAGTGGTCCAGAACATCTTGGAGAGCGCAGTACAACAAATAGTTGTATGTTGCGTTCGGGAAGGATGAATCACTCCGAAAACAATTTTAGTATGTAAATGACACAAGCCAAGTAATTGTGCTATATTTAATAGCGTGACCAACATTAGAAACACACATGTATAGTATGTACCTACATTCCAAAAtacaaattaagaaaataaataatccTATTTTAAGTCTGAATTTATTAGATTATCTGAATTCTGAACAAACCGAAACTTGACAACTATTCAATCTTGGGGTAAAGTAGGGTCTTATGAAAATAAGCATGTCCTGCTTATAGAGTTGTTGTAGCTGTACATTGCTTATATACATACGCGGTTTGAGAAAATCTAgcaggaaaaagaaaaagctataTATAGTATATAAAACCACATAGTCAAGATCCACATCCTACGTGTCACGAAATCTTCACGTGCAATATGGCCACaattaacaaataaaaacaaCTTTCTATATATATGCGTGCATATTACACACTATATAGATGTTGATGGTGCTATTTTATATTCTCCCTTCCTTTGCAACAAAAACACAAACCCTTAGTTTTATTATCAACGTAACTTTGTGTGTTACGTTTGTGCATTAATTAATTGCAAGAAGGGAAGGGAAGAAGATGGGtggccatcatcatcatcatcatgagcATCATGGAAAGGGTGGTGGTGGTGACATTGAAGCAGGGTTCTACAACTATGGGAAGGGGATGAATAGTGGTAATGAGTTGTATCCGGGGATGATAGAGTCACCGGAGCTACGATGGGGGTTTATTCGGAAAGTTTATATTATTGTGGCATGTCAACTGCTTCTAACCGCTCTCGTTTCATCCATCTACTTCATTTTCCCAAAAATTAAGGATACAATTCGCTCCAACCTCGTTTTCCTCATCCTTATGATCGTAATCCCCTTAATTGTTACGATAATCATTCTATTTGCATTGAGCAAATATTACAAGAAACACCCCGTCAATCTCATCCTTCTTGCCATCTATACCATCGCCACTGCTGTCGGCGTCGGCTTCTTTACTTCTTTTTCCAAAGGTATATGAATCGagaatcgttaaataatttgacaaatttaattaaattattatctaaagACAGCATACAAGTTTCCATAGAAATTTGTGcgaactaatttttttaattaataaattaaggtAAAAACTCAAATACAGTTGTAATTAATTTTAACGAATGTCTGTACAGGGCCAATCGTGTTCGAGGCTATATTACTGACGGGTGCGGTGGTTCTTAGCCTCACGGCATACACATTTTGGGCGGTTAAACGAGGCCACGATTTCAGTTTCCTTGGTCCATTCCTCTTTGCTGCTTCAATGGTCTTGTTATTTTTCGCAATCATTCAAGTAAATTAAATTACTCTCACTTATTTTCGAGTATATTTCTTcccaattttattttaatttttcccgAATCTAATGACTGGGTTTTTATGTATTTAGATGATTCACCCTTTGGGGCCAATCGGAAGGATGATATACAGTGGTCTTGGTGCACTGTTAATGTGTGGTTACATCGTATTTGACACGAATAATCTCATCAAAGTTTACGACTATGACGAGTATGTTTGGGGTGCAATCGCCATCTATCAAGATATCATCACCCTTTTCTTGCACCTGCTTTCGATATtgaacaattaattaatttagtgatTCAATCATGCCACCTTTAATTAGATGCAGCAGAGCAGAGGCCTCAGATGCTCAAATTGTACATCGATACATCTCTATTGTTTATTCAACAATAGTCCTGTATCTGTAtgctttttgtttatttattctaacttcatatattaatataattgattTTCTTTAATTCTAATAGATGTCATCACTTTTACACGCTAAGGGTTTAAAATGGAATGATATTGCTTGGAATTTTTTCTTTCCAacttattaatattaaaaaaaaaaaaagaggaggtgGACATATTAGGAgtaaaaggaagaagaaatgaaTGACTAAGTGaatttaaaagtttaaaaattttaaacttaaataattttttgatcATGGTagaatacatatttatatatttcCTTTTTGCCAATAATTAGAATACATTTTCTATAGTTATTATATGAAGAAAAAGAAACGTGTAAATacctttcacaaaaaaaaaatttaaattggatACCCAAATGTAGGAACTTGTTTTATGATAAGTCATTatgtaaaaaatataaaaaaaaaatattataggctcacaaaaaattaaatataaaattagtcactatatttatttataaatacatatgttattttatatttaacatGTATATTATACCAATAATtaatttagtgactaatttttagTATAcacataacataaataaaaaaatattgaaaaattttataaaaacatataaaaaaaacaacCAAATCCAAAATAGCAGCACTAGAGTGCAGACTGGCAGTTTAGTAGTTTATTTAGTCTCATATTAATTGTCATTTGAATATAAAGTCATACGTTTGATACTTTGATTATATAAATCCAACATGGAAAATCTACCATTTTGTAGCTCGTCTACATTATAAGAGGATTCAAGCCTTCTATATTTGTAGTCCACAACACTAACGTCTTTAAAGAGTGGAACTGGATAAGTAGTAAAGAATTGGAGATCAGTAGTTCCCAAAAATCATGGCAACCATACCAGCGATTTGTTGGGCCgtcattttcgaaaaaaatatctNNNNNNNNNNNNNNNNNNNNNNNNNNNNNNNNNNNNNNNNNNNaagaaaaaaatatcatttaaaaaaaaagatataaattgtaacttctcaaaaaagagtttttttttttctaatacttttacttttactattagaaatttatcaaacacactaaaaaaattaaaaaaaatcttttttattaaaaaaagatttttttttatcgaCTTAATGACACCCAACACAAGTACTAGATATACATTACAATTAATCACCAAAATCagtcacaaaaataaaatatatatttttttatctattaattatgtttagataaaataagataatagtacttttttgtttatttattatgtgaaagtacatctttttttaaagaaaaaatatcatctaagaaaaagatataaattgtaacttctcaaaaaagagttttttttttaatacttttacttttactattaaaaatttgacagaaaaaataaaaaaattctttttttattaaaaaagattttttatcgatttaaaatatatattaaaatacaaaatacatattaaaaataaattaaattacatatatatttatacacaaatatatgataattaattttagtgtttAAATTAGAATTCTTGAAATCCTAGAAATTTGCGAAAGCACATGCACTACACCTAATAGCAAGATCGGATAATTTGAAGTTTTGAACAAAACATGTTTAATTTGCCCCCTTAAAAAAACTGGTAAACCAAAAATATTATTGCAGCTGTGATTGTtcgttgtaattttttttttattcacagTATTTTTTAACTCGACAGGCCAACAAATAATTTGTCACGGATCGAAACTTGCGACGCTTGCCTAAGCTTGTTTGTTGTAGTTATAACTAaccaaaaatttctcttttttggGGTTTGCCATCAAAAGAGTCGTTGATAAAATAACGTAATAACTATACATATATTGAATAGTTTCGGCCCAAGCGAGATGTTATCGGTATTGGATCAATAATAATGTCCACAACCTTCATCAATTTTTTAACGCATC from Arachis ipaensis cultivar K30076 chromosome B09, Araip1.1, whole genome shotgun sequence includes these protein-coding regions:
- the LOC107617142 gene encoding BI1-like protein is translated as MGGHHHHHHEHHGKGGGGDIEAGFYNYGKGMNSGNELYPGMIESPELRWGFIRKVYIIVACQLLLTALVSSIYFIFPKIKDTIRSNLVFLILMIVIPLIVTIIILFALSKYYKKHPVNLILLAIYTIATAVGVGFFTSFSKGPIVFEAILLTGAVVLSLTAYTFWAVKRGHDFSFLGPFLFAASMVLLFFAIIQMIHPLGPIGRMIYSGLGALLMCGYIVFDTNNLIKVYDYDEYVWGAIAIYQDIITLFLHLLSILNN